AAGAAATGGCATCTCCTGTTCTACCGGTTCCCAAAATCAAGCACTTTAAGGGCACGGGCGAGGAACGCGCCTACTTACTGGAGAAACTAAAATTTACAATCGGCCGCAGCGGTGAAAATGATCTCCAAACGAATGATGCTTCCGTTTCCCGCTTTCACGCAGAGATCATTAAAGAGGGGAACCAGTTCAAACTGATCGACAAGCAGAGCAAGTGTGGCACTTTTGTAAACGGAGAGCGCGTCCAAACGCACGTTTTGCAGCATCAGGACAGAATCCTACTTGGTAATGATACGCAGATAGTATATTTGACACACGACGATATTACGCGCGACTCAGGCCCCTTTCGCACAGGCACACCTTCCATGATTCAGTCTGTTGCCGGGAGCGACCTCAAAAACGTCTCACACTTACTGGAAGTCGCCCGGTTGCTCAGCGGAACGGCGCCGCTTCATGAAATCCTGGACATGGTTCTGGATGCCGCGATTGAAATTACTCGCGCAGAGCGAGGTTTTCTTGTTTTGAAAGATGCAAGGGGAGAACCGCAGGTGCAACGCGGGCGCGACAAAGCGAAGCAATCTGTTGCAGAAGAATCTTTCCAGATCAGTACAACGGTCCTCAAACAGGTTATTGAATCAGGTGAAAAAGTTTTTTTGTCCGATGTGCAGGGTCCGAACAAATTCGCTCTTTCGGAAAGCATGCTCAACCTGGAGCTGCGGACAATCATTTGCCTTCCGCTGAAGCAGTTCGGAATCCTGGATTCTTCCGTGAACGCGCACGCAGATCAGAAAGTGATAGGCGCATTGTATCTGGATGGCAAGAAGGCCACAGAGTCCTTTTCCAAAATCAGTCAGGGGATTCTGGATTCACTCGCAACGGATGCAACTGCAGTCATAGAGAACGCCCGTTTGCTTCGAGAATCCCGCGAAAAGGAGAGGCTGGAATTGGAACTTGCAACGGCGCAGGAAATCCAGGCAACTCTGCTCCCCCGCATCAAAGGGTCTTATGGCTACTTCGAAGCTTATGCACAGAACATTCCAAGCAGGCATATTAGCGGCGATTGCTACGATCTCATTAAATTTCCGGACGGTCGCTACGCTGCAATGATCGCTGATGTCTCCGGAAAAGGCGTTTCTGCAGCAATCCTTTGTTCGATGGTGCAGGGCCTGCTTTTCGCGGAAGCAATGAAGCATCCTTCCCCTGCAGATTGTTTAAACAGCGTGAACGGTTATCTGGTTCAAAGGACCGCGGGGAATAAATTTGTCACGTTATTCTATGCCACGATTGCTCCTTCTGGAGAATTTCAGTTCGTCAACGCCGGTCATAATCCTCCCTATCTGGTGCATCTGGAGGGATCCATTGAAGAACTCTTTTCCGGCGGTTTGATCGTGGGAGCTTTTCCGTTTGCAACTTATACGCACAAGACAGTTTTTCTCAGACCGGGTGATCTTGTTTGTCTGTTTACGGATGGTGTCACCGAAGCGCGTAACACTAAGGGAGATCTGCTAGGAGACGACGAATTAAAAGCATTGTTGTTGAAGAATCGCCACAAACCTGTGGCGGAAATCGTAGAGGCAATTTTCCAGAGAACCTTGGACCATGCCGCTGGTGAGCCCCAATCTGATGACATTTCGGTCTTCATGGTTCGTTACGTGGTCACATCCGCTCAGGATGCTGAAACAACTCTTCAACCTCGCTCATTATGAGTCCCAAAAAAAAAGTACTGCGGGTATCGCTTCAGCAAACCGTGGACTCCGTAATCGTTCATGACATGAAGAATCTTGCGTTTCGATTAAGCGCTCTTTTGCAAAACATGGATGAGAATTATGAAAATCCCATGTTTAAACAAAGCATTGCCGAAATCCTCAACGACACGGTGCGGAAAATGGACGCTATTGTTAAGAGATTTCGCGAAAATCAACAACAGGTTGTGGTAAAGCTGCGTGTCGACGTTAATCATATTCTGAAGAAATTGCTGGAGGATTTGCCCCAGCGAAGAAGTCGAGATCTGAATCTCGAT
This portion of the bacterium genome encodes:
- a CDS encoding SpoIIE family protein phosphatase, translated to MASPVLPVPKIKHFKGTGEERAYLLEKLKFTIGRSGENDLQTNDASVSRFHAEIIKEGNQFKLIDKQSKCGTFVNGERVQTHVLQHQDRILLGNDTQIVYLTHDDITRDSGPFRTGTPSMIQSVAGSDLKNVSHLLEVARLLSGTAPLHEILDMVLDAAIEITRAERGFLVLKDARGEPQVQRGRDKAKQSVAEESFQISTTVLKQVIESGEKVFLSDVQGPNKFALSESMLNLELRTIICLPLKQFGILDSSVNAHADQKVIGALYLDGKKATESFSKISQGILDSLATDATAVIENARLLRESREKERLELELATAQEIQATLLPRIKGSYGYFEAYAQNIPSRHISGDCYDLIKFPDGRYAAMIADVSGKGVSAAILCSMVQGLLFAEAMKHPSPADCLNSVNGYLVQRTAGNKFVTLFYATIAPSGEFQFVNAGHNPPYLVHLEGSIEELFSGGLIVGAFPFATYTHKTVFLRPGDLVCLFTDGVTEARNTKGDLLGDDELKALLLKNRHKPVAEIVEAIFQRTLDHAAGEPQSDDISVFMVRYVVTSAQDAETTLQPRSL